The Helianthus annuus cultivar XRQ/B chromosome 15, HanXRQr2.0-SUNRISE, whole genome shotgun sequence genomic sequence TCATTGAGGGTTGATGATTATGTTGCGTTACCTGCTAAAGAGGATGATCATGGAGGTGTTACAGTGGAAATGTCTACCCACCCACCCATACACCCAATTCACTTCACCTCTTTACTCAAGGCTTCACTCCTCCAATGGAAACAACAGGTGGTCAGCCAGCCTCCTCTTTTCTTCTCTTCTAATCATTTCCACATAGCCTCTAACTTTCTTTATGTAGGGCAAGAAAGGTGTTTGGATCAAGCTACCAATTGAGCTTGTCAATCTTATCGAACCTGCAGTTAAAGTAAGTAATTTGGATCTTCTCTTTGTAATAGATATGCAACTGAAACATGTGTTTGCATTGCAGGAAGGCTTCTATTATCATCATGCAGAGCCTGATTACTTGATGCTTGTACATTGGATTCCTGTAACCAATAACACTTTGCCACCAAATGCGTCTCATCGAGTCGGTGTTGGTGCCTTTGTAATGAAAGAAAACGGAGAGGTCCGTACTTTTCTTGCAACTCTTGCTTGTGCTTTTAACTTTCACTTGTCTGTCAGATCAGAAATTTTAAAATGCCTTGCCTAGAAAATGAATTCAGTTGGTGTAGTTTAATCTTGATGGGTACAGGTCAAAGTTGGATCATTAGATACGGGTCGGAACTGATTGCAATACGGGTCAATCAGTAGTAAGATAGAACGGGTCATAGGAGGAacatgttttatgtgtttgattaGATCATGGATTAGTTACCAAACAGCATCATTCATCTATACGTGGAGCATAAATGCTATGTGGTTCTGTTATGAGAACTTTTAACTGCTACTAGGTTCTGGTGGTGCAAGAAAAAGGTGGAAAAATGCGAGGAAAAGGAGTATGGAAATTTCCGACAGGAGTTGTTGAAGAGGTATGTATATATGTAGATTTGATCACCAAACGCGCACGGTATCCACAGCCACGGAATGTTCAATAATTGAAGTTGTTTTCTACGTACAGGGTGAAGATATTTGCGATGCAGCTGTTAGAGAAGTAAAAGAAGAGACCGGAGTAAGTTGCAATTTGTTGCTCTCTATTCAACAATACGTCAATACATGACTTTTGAATAAgacaaattggaaataaataatcccacctaattcaatttggccgataataatcccaagtcagttattggccaataataatccgaactggtcaatttttttttgtaaaatagtccgccgttaaaatagcttaacggagttaagtttttttccaaattacaaaccgatgttttagggcttttgatcagaacgaggatacgagtcgattgatgtaaaacttacctcgaaatactgccccaacccacgaaaccggtgcttcaattcgggtgtttaaacttccaattaacaaaaatcaagccatttcgagcacaatttcgatgtaagttttacatcaatcgacccgtatcctcgttctgatcaaaagccctaaaacatcggctTCCGTTAAGCTAtgttaacggcggactattttacaaaacaaaaatgacaagttcggattattatcggccaataactgacttgggattattatcggtcaaattgagttaggtgggattatttatttccaattcgccTTTGAATAATAATACTCACTCTCTCCACTTGAGACAAAATAGCAACATTTTGACCTTGAAGGTCAAGTTTTGGGAATTTTGTACCTTTGTTAAGCATACATATTATGATAGGTGCTAGATTTGAAACACAGCCTAATAAATTCTAAGTTGAAAAGTATGAGATACGGCCAAAAAGTATGCAAAATGCATTTCTTATGTGTATGTAAACGGAGTAAGATAATTTGAGGCTTATAGATAATCTTTCTTAACTAACTTGATGTTTCGTATGCTTCAGATTGACGCCAAATTTGTGGAAATATTAGCATTCAGGTGAGGAATTGTCGCTTAACTTTCAAAACCACTACTAGTTTTATCGAACTTGAACAGTCGCAATGCTTGTTGACTGGTTTATTCGTCAATTACATTATTAATCCTCTGTTTCGCAGGCAAAGCCATAAGAAATTCTTCGAGAAATCGGATTTATTTTTTATGTGTATGTTGGAACCTGTGTCTTTTGACATTCAGAAGCAGGACCGAGAGATAGAGGCAGCCCAGgtacgtttttgtaaaacgtgcTTAAATAAATCTCTCCGCTTTGCTTGATGTTACAAGCTCATACATATAATAACACATATATAACACTTGTTTCTTCATGTGTATGTAGTGGATGTCGTTTGAGGAGTATGTAGCGCAAGATTTCGTCCAAAAGCATGATCTTCCCAGGTATATAGCTGAGATATGCTTGGCAAAAAGGGACGAACGTTATGCGGGTTTCTCACCTGTGTCTACGATATCAAGTTTTTCCAAAAGCCAATGTAACGTGTACTTGAACACCACCGATCTCAGCTCTTCTTGACATTTTTCGTTGTATTTGATGCATGCATGCATGCTTCTCTTATTATTCCTGACATCTCAATACatacactattttttttttgttgtaaatAGAGATGTTTAAAAGTTTAACGAGTAAATTACGCCAACTGTCCCTATGGTATGTCGAAATATCTGCATTTGTTCTCAAGTATAAGAAATTACGCTATAATCCCTAAATGTTCACTTCAGCTGCACACTTATTGTCCCGTTAAATTTTCTATAGATTCGTTTGAAATTACCATTACGCCCTTGATTACAAATAAAGTAAAATTATTCCCACCTCCGACGAGCCACAGTTTGTTCCGGCCACCCCTTAGAAACTAACGACTTGATCATTTCCATTGCACATGGCTCACATCTCCTCAGTTGCGGATTTTGGCCACATGGGTCACGAGATTTCACCCCTACCTACATGGCTAATTTCGTTTTACCGGTTGGTCTATCATGGCATTTACAGCAGGAGTATTTCAAAAATATTCTGCTCATACTTAACAATATATTGTAAAGAAAACATACAATGGCTGAAAAACAAACAGAGAACACTACatgtgtagtttttttttttttttttttttttttttttttttttttttaaatttaattttagtGATACACCAATAACATGGTCAAGTCACAAACAAGCAACAGTGGCACTCTATTCATGTGAAACATAATTTATGGTGGCAACATCAGTGGCTTGTCAAGCAATATGGTTAACAAGTTTAAAGAAAAGTGACACTTTGGGTAAAAGACCTTGAGGAACCAAAAGTCAATATTGCAGATTACGAGTATTTCAAGCATACGCATTGTCATACAATTTAGGAATAGTCATGttgttttagaattgtgtaataTATAAGTGTCGGTGCATACCCTATTTGTCTAGTGACATTCTAAATTGATCAATGCAAAATCAATAGCACCCTAAATTCTTGTAATCAATCTAATTAAACCTTTAGACTGCTCATACAATTTCAACAGAATTTTATGGCGTCCATGTCGGGGACGAAAAAATGTGCATCTAGGGTACAACTATAGTCATAGTTTCTTAAAGCTAAGGACGAAAGCCGAAATTTTATAATTTACTCAAATTTGTAGTATAAAAAATCATTTCCCATGTCCTTTTCAAATAGTTAAGagattggatttttttttttttttttttttttttttttttttttttttttaatgaagaAACCTGAAGAAATATTTAATTGTGAAGAAAGATAGATAGGGCAGGCTTGACTAAGAGATGTTTGTGTGATTAAAAGAATACATGGGAGATGTAAGTTGGCTACCTAACCTactttttttttagttttcttgtTACTCACATACCCCTCCTAAAGTTTAGTCGTATCAGTTTTCTCTTTCTAAGGTGTTAATAGAGAAAGACTCAAATACCCTCTTCACCAAGTCAATAGATGAAAGGCATGATATATATGGTCAAACTGTAACTTTTGTCAAGAAACATTTAAAGGGAAAATCATGAAAAACGGACATTGACTActcaaaattacaaaaataacaTGCTTTGCATCTATGTTAGCCTTAAATCCTCAATTCTCGACTATTGCGTCTAAGGTAGAGTTTTGCGTCTGAGACTCAATGTTTGCGTCTGAGATTGTACCATTTGTTTCCGCttctactttttttttcttttccaccACGATTTTTAAAGAAACATTACTTTTTCATACTTTAatatttttgttataaaaaataCACCAGATTAAAGATGATAAAATTCTCTTTaatttggtgtaatttttttttaaaaaatattaacgtatgaaaaggTTATGTTCATTTAAAAATCATGgtggaaaagtaaaaaaaaaaaaataaacctaaggatgatgacacgtgtcaagtTTCTATTAGCTGAAGAGTTTGAGTCTTTGACAGACGCAAACCCGATACGCATATCATGTTTATTTTGGTAAAGTGGGTGAGTCAATCTTTAATTTCGTGGTTTATAAATATGACACCATTTTTAATATTTCTGTAGCTAGAAATTAATTTGTGTGGAAGTTTACCTATCAAAATTGGGTAGATGGGAATGGTCAACGGTCATAAAGGGTAATGGAGTACTTTTAATATGAAAAGAAACATGCACAATGCACTAGCTATATATAAATAAACTAACCACCCAATGCAAGCCGGTATTGTCTTCCTATATCCAAAGTTTTCTCTCACGTTATGTATCATACAAAGATGATGATTGGGTACACCAGTTTTATGCTCTTCATCTTTTTAGCTCCATCTGTGGCTTTCTTGACAGATGACATGGCAAGACAAGCTGGATATGGAGAAGAGAAGCTCTCTACGGTGGTGGTTTCTGGGGCGTTAATCTGCGACGATGAGTCGCACCCAATCCCTGGTTAGTTTACACACATATCGATCTATCATGTTCGAACTATAACATTTATTTTTTCTGAACAACAATTTCTAGATTTTCTAGGATAAATACTTCACAGTCCTACGTGATTAGGTCGAACTGATAACCTTTTGGTTGTGGAGTACAATATTACTTAACTAACTACTAGGATGTCCCATGGGGACTACTAGTACTATTATATAAAGTTAACTAATAAAAACTAGCTGTGCAGGAGCATCGGTGGCGGTTTGGTGTGGTACGGATAGGAAATCCATTATTAGAGGCAAAACCGACGAATATGGAGACTTTCTTATTGATCTTCCATCCCATCTTCATGCAATTCCAGACATGGAAAAGAGATGCCGTGTTAGAATTGTTGGGGTGCCAAACAAATCTCCTTGTCACCGACACCAACACCGAGCAAAACACACCGCTCAGATCAAGTTGTTGTCATCAGGGAACGGTGTTCGCACGTACTCCACACACCAGATCCATCTCAGTACACGTTCACACCCATTCAGGGGACATGTTATAAACAAGTGAAGAGACCTGACCTTCACAGCTTATATATACACACCCACGTACTCATGATTATGATGGCGCTACAGTCACAAGTCATAGCACTAGTATGCATGGAACTTATATATACATCCTAAGAGAGAACTAATGTAAATagacatacatatatatatatatatatatatatatagtatttcCTATGTACTAGCTAGCGTGAAACAGAT encodes the following:
- the LOC110910741 gene encoding nudix hydrolase 2, with translation MIIRCLLPPSSSSIFITNNPSFRPNLNLLAARPPSLGISSRNNNHSKLRSLRVDDYVALPAKEDDHGGVTVEMSTHPPIHPIHFTSLLKASLLQWKQQGKKGVWIKLPIELVNLIEPAVKEGFYYHHAEPDYLMLVHWIPVTNNTLPPNASHRVGVGAFVMKENGEVLVVQEKGGKMRGKGVWKFPTGVVEEGEDICDAAVREVKEETGIDAKFVEILAFRQSHKKFFEKSDLFFMCMLEPVSFDIQKQDREIEAAQWMSFEEYVAQDFVQKHDLPRYIAEICLAKRDERYAGFSPVSTISSFSKSQCNVYLNTTDLSSS
- the LOC110910742 gene encoding uncharacterized protein LOC110910742; amino-acid sequence: MYHTKMMIGYTSFMLFIFLAPSVAFLTDDMARQAGYGEEKLSTVVVSGALICDDESHPIPGASVAVWCGTDRKSIIRGKTDEYGDFLIDLPSHLHAIPDMEKRCRVRIVGVPNKSPCHRHQHRAKHTAQIKLLSSGNGVRTYSTHQIHLSTRSHPFRGHVINK